One genomic window of Streptomonospora nanhaiensis includes the following:
- a CDS encoding MarR family transcriptional regulator: MPDTPLFEPYRFTSAGPHRSRTPITTDDWLTPTSAPEPVAPVARQVLACVRTAEDCTVAQAAASCDLPEGVALVAVTDLERAGLVRITPAEEGGVR; the protein is encoded by the coding sequence ATGCCCGACACCCCCCTGTTTGAGCCCTACCGCTTCACGTCTGCGGGACCGCACCGGTCCCGCACACCGATCACCACCGATGACTGGCTGACTCCCACCTCGGCCCCGGAGCCGGTCGCGCCCGTCGCGCGGCAGGTGCTGGCCTGCGTGCGCACCGCCGAGGACTGCACGGTGGCCCAGGCCGCTGCCTCCTGCGACCTGCCTGAGGGTGTGGCCCTGGTGGCGGTCACCGACCTTGAGCGCGCTGGTCTTGTGCGCATCACCCCGGCTGAGGAAGGTGGCGTGCGATGA
- a CDS encoding styrene monooxygenase/indole monooxygenase family protein, whose protein sequence is MSRRILIVGAGQSGLHLAHGLQGAGYDVTVMTAQKPEEIRTSLPSVTQFSLPLAREVEQRLGLDFYADLAPRIHGVHLELYPPGYPGSMTVSGAFASEAIAVDRRLKQADWLEYLQDRGAKAIFAGCTVSDLAYFPSMFDLVVVATGGGMLGELFPDTDELRGVGGHRRVITQVLCEGIEPSPSGADYAEVISSPLGRILIAPILSPYGPAHSVCVMDAPGGSLDGSHLRPQRGHPDPEAVTSWIVSALGEHFPEVYPRVAGASPIDAHAALVTTVRPHVRKPVAALAGGHVLGLADAVVHTDPLAGQGWAVSSLSASVYLTRILDHGDAPFTPEWMEETFTAAWQSGVSAADRLSSALHSMWEPGAPPHLAEVLAAAATIPTVADRFIGGLADPADYEKWLYEPETARAYIAAVTRPHSDATPT, encoded by the coding sequence ATGAGCCGCCGGATCCTCATCGTGGGCGCGGGCCAGTCCGGGCTGCACCTGGCCCACGGCCTGCAGGGCGCGGGCTATGACGTCACCGTCATGACCGCCCAGAAGCCGGAGGAGATCCGCACGAGCCTGCCGTCGGTCACCCAGTTCTCCCTGCCCCTGGCACGGGAGGTCGAGCAGCGGCTCGGCCTGGACTTCTACGCCGACCTCGCGCCGCGCATCCACGGCGTCCACCTGGAGCTGTACCCGCCCGGCTACCCCGGCTCGATGACGGTCTCCGGGGCCTTCGCCAGCGAGGCGATCGCGGTCGACCGGCGGCTGAAGCAGGCGGACTGGCTGGAGTACCTCCAGGACCGGGGCGCCAAGGCGATCTTCGCCGGCTGCACCGTCTCCGACCTCGCCTACTTCCCCTCCATGTTCGACCTGGTCGTGGTGGCCACCGGCGGCGGCATGCTCGGTGAACTCTTCCCCGACACCGACGAGCTTCGGGGCGTGGGCGGCCACCGGCGCGTGATCACCCAGGTGCTGTGCGAGGGGATCGAGCCCAGCCCTTCGGGCGCCGACTACGCCGAGGTCATCTCCTCGCCGCTGGGGCGCATCCTCATCGCGCCGATCCTCAGCCCCTACGGCCCCGCGCACTCGGTGTGCGTCATGGACGCCCCCGGCGGCAGCCTCGACGGCTCCCATCTGCGGCCCCAGCGCGGCCACCCCGACCCCGAGGCCGTCACCTCGTGGATCGTGTCCGCCCTGGGCGAGCACTTCCCCGAGGTCTACCCTCGCGTCGCCGGCGCCTCGCCGATCGACGCCCACGCCGCCCTGGTCACCACGGTGCGCCCGCACGTGCGCAAGCCCGTCGCCGCCCTGGCCGGCGGGCACGTCCTCGGGCTGGCCGACGCGGTCGTGCACACCGATCCGCTGGCCGGGCAGGGATGGGCGGTCTCCAGTCTGAGTGCCTCCGTCTACCTGACCCGCATCCTCGACCACGGCGACGCGCCCTTCACACCGGAGTGGATGGAGGAGACCTTCACCGCCGCGTGGCAGTCCGGTGTCAGTGCGGCCGACCGCCTCAGCAGCGCCCTGCACTCCATGTGGGAGCCCGGCGCCCCGCCCCACCTAGCCGAGGTCCTGGCCGCCGCGGCCACCATCCCGACGGTGGCCGACCGGTTCATCGGCGGCCTGGCCGACCCGGCCGACTACGAGAAGTGGCTGTATGAGCCCGAGACCGCGCGCGCCTACATCGCGGCGGTCACCCGGCCCCACTCTGACGCGACTCCGACCTGA
- a CDS encoding class I SAM-dependent methyltransferase, translating to MTWLYDALVIHGTYRVLWSCPWRRVFALYAEAVRPGQTVLEIGPGGGYFLDRLKPRGIELHLLDVHDGPLQASAARLARHRPVTHRQSALEPFPLEKGSVDTAVLSMVLHCVPGQSVVEKAAVFDGIAAALKPGTGVCIGATVLSQGTDLSALGRAGLRYLNAKQIFANTGDTLSDLTAVLHDRFADVRLEVCGSVALWRVTAR from the coding sequence ATGACCTGGCTCTACGACGCCCTGGTCATCCACGGCACCTACCGGGTGCTGTGGAGCTGCCCGTGGCGACGCGTGTTCGCCCTCTACGCCGAGGCCGTCCGCCCCGGCCAGACCGTCCTGGAGATCGGCCCCGGCGGCGGGTACTTCCTCGACCGCCTCAAGCCGCGCGGCATCGAGCTGCATCTGCTCGATGTCCACGACGGGCCGCTGCAGGCCTCCGCGGCGCGCCTGGCCCGGCACCGCCCGGTCACCCACCGCCAGAGCGCGCTGGAGCCCTTCCCGCTGGAGAAGGGGAGCGTGGACACGGCGGTGCTGTCGATGGTGCTGCACTGCGTGCCCGGGCAGAGCGTGGTGGAGAAGGCGGCGGTGTTCGACGGCATCGCCGCCGCCCTCAAGCCGGGCACGGGGGTGTGCATCGGGGCGACCGTGCTGTCCCAGGGCACCGACCTCAGCGCCCTGGGGCGGGCCGGACTGCGCTACCTCAACGCCAAGCAGATCTTCGCCAACACCGGCGACACGCTGAGCGACCTGACGGCCGTCCTGCACGACCGCTTCGCCGACGTGCGCCTGGAGGTGTGCGGCTCGGTCGCGCTGTGGCGGGTGACCGCCCGATGA
- a CDS encoding beta-ketoacyl synthase N-terminal-like domain-containing protein, which yields MSTCAPVPVVVTGIACRLPGGITTPRGFWEFMMGGRDAVAPIPAQRWKEMVTLLAEEDRPSKPWHAGTIEIDAFDHAFFGISAEEEAASASSVARCTRARRSGLVSARTIDV from the coding sequence ATGAGCACCTGCGCCCCCGTGCCGGTGGTGGTCACCGGGATCGCCTGCCGCCTGCCCGGCGGAATCACCACTCCCCGCGGCTTCTGGGAGTTCATGATGGGCGGCCGCGACGCCGTCGCGCCCATCCCCGCGCAGCGGTGGAAGGAGATGGTGACGCTGCTGGCCGAGGAGGACCGCCCGTCCAAGCCCTGGCACGCCGGCACCATCGAGATCGACGCCTTCGATCACGCCTTCTTCGGGATCAGCGCGGAGGAGGAGGCCGCCAGCGCCTCCTCGGTCGCGCGGTGCACGCGGGCCAGGCGCAGCGGGTTGGTGTCGGCGCGGACGATCGACGTGTAG
- a CDS encoding NAD(P)H-binding protein: MIVVTGASGRLGRLVVEHLLRRGVPAAEVVAAVRAPERAADLAARGVVVREADYDRPETLAPAFDGADRLLFVSSSGPDDLRLVQHRAVVDAARAARVGLVAYTSIVRADTNPLRLARVHRATEEALAASSSALIPKKA; encoded by the coding sequence ATGATCGTCGTCACCGGAGCCAGCGGCCGGCTGGGCCGCCTGGTCGTGGAGCACCTGCTGCGCCGCGGCGTGCCCGCCGCCGAGGTCGTCGCCGCCGTCCGCGCGCCCGAGCGCGCCGCCGACCTCGCGGCCAGAGGCGTGGTGGTCCGCGAGGCCGACTACGACCGGCCCGAAACCCTCGCCCCGGCGTTCGACGGGGCCGACCGGCTGCTGTTCGTCTCGTCGAGCGGCCCGGACGACCTGCGCCTCGTCCAGCACCGCGCCGTGGTGGACGCCGCGCGGGCCGCCCGGGTCGGCCTGGTCGCCTACACGTCGATCGTCCGCGCCGACACCAACCCGCTGCGCCTGGCCCGCGTGCACCGCGCGACCGAGGAGGCGCTGGCGGCCTCCTCCTCCGCGCTGATCCCGAAGAAGGCGTGA
- a CDS encoding winged helix-turn-helix transcriptional regulator: protein MSTTAPKTGTDTGTAPPTGDPEFDVFARACPSRPVLEHLTGRWGVLVLTGLHARPARFNALRRRIDGVSEKMLAQTLQALERDGFVHREVHAVMPPRVEYSLTDLGRTTAEKLLDLIDHLEGHMPAVLAAQRRYDDDHAGAGR, encoded by the coding sequence ATGTCCACGACCGCGCCGAAGACCGGCACCGACACCGGCACCGCCCCGCCCACCGGCGACCCGGAGTTCGACGTGTTCGCCCGGGCCTGCCCGTCGCGGCCGGTTCTGGAGCACCTCACCGGCCGCTGGGGGGTGCTCGTCCTGACCGGCCTGCACGCCCGGCCCGCCCGCTTCAACGCCCTGCGCCGGCGCATCGACGGCGTGAGCGAGAAGATGCTGGCCCAGACCCTCCAGGCCCTCGAACGCGACGGCTTCGTGCACCGCGAGGTCCACGCCGTCATGCCGCCGCGCGTGGAGTACAGCCTGACCGACCTCGGCCGCACCACCGCCGAGAAGCTGCTCGACCTGATCGACCACCTTGAGGGGCACATGCCCGCCGTCCTGGCCGCCCAGCGCCGCTACGACGACGACCACGCCGGCGCCGGGCGCTGA